In Nicotiana tabacum cultivar K326 chromosome 17, ASM71507v2, whole genome shotgun sequence, one DNA window encodes the following:
- the LOC107831659 gene encoding uncharacterized protein LOC107831659: MRHLLTSLRHNQLHHRRITPQIHFIFCANYKPQKPQPPPAPPSPPKPPKKPVTFNHHGESWEDPYSWMSQLNDKVAMRHMDVYMEQEEKYTEAVMSDTERLQSKLQSEMGSRLSNDLSTPPLRWGPWLYYRRVEEGKQYPVLCRRLARANEYFISNKSPSAGFDFTSGKRIEQKLLDYNEEAENFGGYAYEELSEVSPDHRYLAYTMYDKDNDYFKLSVQDLNFGSLCSQPQADRVSNIAWAKGGLALFYVVTDQCKRPYRIYCSMIESEQDDVLLLEEPSENGYVNIRHTKDFQFVTVHVFSTTSSKIFLIDTAEPLSGMVPVWECEAQAHCILEHHQGYLYLFTDAAKDGQSVDHHYLLRSPVNCSPNGRKWDNIFSDDPEFIIEDVDFNDKHLVLILREGRNFRLCSISLPLSSVKEEIKLKELSPQFLPLPKNVSQIMPGPNYDYYSSTMRFTISSPLMPDAVVDYDLSSGKWNIVQQQNLLHERTKVLYGSSSSASLIQRPRNLGSNNEVNPENHPTWNDLSEFYACEVYDVTSYDGMIVPLTVVYSRRRKKQAENPGLLHGHGAYGEILDKRWRSELKSLLDRGWVIAYADVRGGGGGGKMWHHDGRRTKKINSISDYISCAKFLIEREIVQDNKLAGWGYSAGGLLVASAINSCPSLLRAAVLEVPFLDPTNTLLNPILPLTPADYEEFGYPGDIDDFQAIRKYSPYDNIQKDILYPAILVTSSFNTRFGVWEAAKYVARVREYSVYDPKHPVLLNLTADIVEENRYLHCKESALETAFLIKMMES; encoded by the exons ATGCGCCACCTCCTAACCTCTCTCCGCCACAACCAGCTACATCATCGCCGCATAACGCCGCAAATCCATTTCATCTTCTGTGCAAACTACAAGCCCCAGAAACCTCAACCACCGCCAGCACCACCGTCTCCTCCAAAACCTCCTAAAAAACCGGTGACTTTCAACCATCACGGCGAGTCATGGGAGGACCCTTACAGCTGGATGTCACAACTCAATGACAAAGTAGCCATGCGACACATGGATGTGTACATGGAACAAGAGGAGAAATACACTGAAGCCGTTATGTCGGATACCGAACGCCTCCAGTCCAAACTTCAGTCCGAAATGGGCTCTCGCTTGTCAAATGACCTCTCTACCCCTCCCCTTCGTTGGGGTCCTTG GTTGTACTATAGGCGAGTGGAAGAAGGGAAGCAGTATCCAGTGCTGTGCAGGAGGTTAGCGCGGGCGAATGAATATTTCATTTCCAATAAATCTCCTTCAGCAGGTTTCGATTTTACTTCGGGCAAGAGAATTGAGCAGAAGCTTCTTGACTACAATGAAGAAGCTGAAAATTTTGGAG GTTATGCGTATGAAGAATTATCAGAAGTGTCCCCAGATCACCGATATCTGGCATACACAATGTATGATAAGGATAACGATTACTTTAAGTTATCTGTGCAAGACTTAAATTTCGGCTCACTTTGTAGTCAGCCCCAAGCTGACCGGGTTTCAAACATAGCATGGGCAAAAGGTGGACTAGCACTTTTTTATGTTGTCACTGATCAGTGTAAGAGGCCTTATAG GATCTACTGTAGTATGATTGAATCTGAGCAAGACGATGTGTTGCTTCTAGAAGAGCCTAGCGAGAATGGCTATGTGAACATAAGACATACTAAGGATTTCCAGTTTGTGACAGTACATGTATTCTCAACTACGTCATCAAAG ATCTTTCTCATAGATACTGCTGAGCCTTTGTCTGGCATGGTACCTGTGTGGGAATGTGAGGCTCAAGCCCACTGCATTCTTGAGCATCACCAAGGGTATCTTTACCTCTTTACTGATGCTGCTAAAGATGGACAATCAGTTGATCACCATTATCTTTTACGCAGTCCAGTTAACTGCTCACCGAACGGAAGAAAGTGGGAC AATATCTTCAGTGATGACCCCGAGTTCATAATTGAAGACGTCGATTTCAATGACAAGCACTTGGTGCTCATTTTGCGGGAGGGGCGAAATTTTAGACTGTGTTCCATTTCTTTGCCTCTGTCAAGTGTCAAG GAAGAGATTAAACTCAAAGAGCTCAGTCCACAGTTTTTGCCTCTTCCAAAGAATGTCTCTCAAATTATGCCTGGACCAAATTATGACTACTACTCCTCAACAATGCGATTTACAATATCATCTCCTTTG ATGCCTGATGCAGTTGTTGATTATGACTTATCAAGTGGAAAGTGGAATATAGTTCAACAGCAAAACTTGCTACATGAAAGAACGAAAGTGTTGTACGGATCATCATCTTCGGCTAGTTTAATTCAGAGGCCAAGGAATTTAGGCTCTAAcaacgaagtcaatcctgaaaaTCATCCTACGTGGAATGATCTTTCTGAGTTCTATGCCTGTGAAGTCTACGATGTCACTTCTTATGATGGGATGATTGTTCCTCTGACTGTTGTCtattcgcgaaggaggaaaaaGCAAGCTGAGAATCCTGGATTACTTCATGGACATGGAGCTTATGGAGAGATATTAGACAAAAGATGGCGCAGTGAGTTAAAAAGCCTTCTCGATCGAGGTTGGGTCATTGCATATGCTGATGTCAG AGGTGGAGGTGGTGGGGGGAAAATGTGGCACCATGATGGCCGGCGGACAAAAAAGATTAATTCAATTTCTGATTACATATCCTGTGCTAAATTCCTGATTGAGAGGGAAATTGTGCAAGACAACAAGCTCGCTGGGTGGGGTTATAGTGCTGGAGGGCTGTTAGTGGCTTCAGCTATAAATTCTTGCCCAAGTCTACTGCGGGCAGCAGTTCTGGAG GTACCATTTTTGGATCCAACAAACACTCTCCTCAATCCGATCTTACCGCTTACACCTGCTGACTATGAAGAGTTCGGGTACCCTGGGGACATTGATGACTTTCAGGCAATACGTAAATATTCACCTTATGATAACATTCAGAAAGATATTTTATATCCAGCTATTCTGGTGACCTCTTCATTCAACACGAG GTTTGGAGTATGGGAAGCTGCAAAATATGTTGCTCGGGTGCGTGAATATTCTGTGTATGATCCTAAACATCCAGTATTGCTTAATTTGACGGCTGATATAGTTGAAGAAAATAGATACTTGCACTGCAAGGAGTCAGCGCTGGAGACGGCTTTCCTTATTAAGATGATGGAATCATAG